In Picosynechococcus sp. PCC 7002, the following are encoded in one genomic region:
- a CDS encoding CAP domain-containing protein, which yields MFIRNATAIALLGLFWFQGAASNSNPVPQGPTPILLAQATIFEVGDKVDIERQGSWRPGEILAIQSAPEAAVRYQVRYLDVGFVEDNVSPERLRPTVATQPVAGRLPQINSVSEPIYVERDGVWVEASIRSYSYSSRTGNRFTVQYRDNGRLETDVVAQRVRSVAEAKAAGIEVSEFDLSTQAGIEQMLAAHNEWRSPHNLPDLVWSETLANHAQTWAERLAAQERVEHNTSDDYGENIAKSSNLVLSPTAVVNLWGNEIQDYDYGTNRCQPGKVCGHYTQIVWRDTEKVGCGMVRKDNGWEVWVCNYDPPGNYRGQRPY from the coding sequence ATGTTTATCCGCAATGCAACGGCGATCGCCTTATTGGGCCTCTTTTGGTTCCAGGGGGCAGCTAGTAACAGCAATCCAGTTCCCCAGGGGCCAACCCCAATTCTCTTGGCCCAGGCGACTATCTTTGAAGTGGGCGATAAAGTTGACATTGAGCGGCAAGGGAGTTGGCGGCCCGGTGAAATCCTTGCTATCCAAAGTGCTCCCGAAGCAGCCGTGCGTTATCAAGTGCGGTATTTGGACGTGGGATTCGTGGAGGACAATGTCAGCCCAGAAAGATTACGGCCAACCGTTGCTACTCAACCTGTAGCAGGCCGCTTACCCCAAATCAATAGCGTCAGTGAACCCATTTATGTCGAACGGGATGGCGTTTGGGTCGAAGCCAGTATTCGGAGTTATAGCTACAGCTCCCGCACGGGAAATCGCTTTACGGTGCAATATCGCGACAATGGCCGCCTTGAAACAGATGTTGTGGCCCAACGGGTGCGTTCAGTGGCAGAGGCAAAAGCCGCCGGGATTGAAGTGAGTGAATTTGATCTCTCCACCCAGGCTGGCATTGAACAGATGTTAGCGGCCCATAATGAGTGGCGATCGCCCCACAATTTGCCAGATTTAGTTTGGTCAGAAACCCTCGCCAACCATGCCCAAACTTGGGCCGAACGCTTAGCAGCCCAGGAGAGGGTAGAACACAACACCAGCGATGACTACGGTGAAAATATTGCGAAGTCTAGTAATTTAGTGCTCTCGCCGACGGCGGTGGTGAATCTTTGGGGAAACGAAATCCAGGACTATGACTATGGCACTAACCGCTGCCAACCAGGTAAAGTATGTGGCCACTATACCCAAATCGTGTGGCGTGATACGGAGAAAGTCGGTTGTGGCATGGTGCGTAAGGATAATGGCTGGGAAGTTTGGGTCTGTAACTATGATCCCCCCGGTAATTACCGGGGTCAGCGACCCTACTAA
- the btpA gene encoding photosystem I biogenesis protein BtpA: MDLKHLFQTENPILGVVHLLPLPTSARWGGDFRQVMDRAEQEATALAAGGIDGIIIENFFDAPFTKDRVDPATISAMTLIMDRLAGLVTVPLGLNVLRNDAKSAMAIAACTGAQFIRVNVLTGVMATDQGLIEGNAYELLKYRRELDADVAILADVLVKHAHPISTPNLTAAIHDTVERGLADAVILSGWATGQVPKMDDLKDARANAGDTPILIGSGATWENIGNLLQVADGAIVASSLKRHGKLSEPIDPLRVSQFMESAQQGIKIRQMRQKQFA; this comes from the coding sequence GTGGATCTCAAACATCTTTTCCAGACCGAAAATCCCATCCTTGGCGTTGTTCACCTGTTGCCTTTGCCCACCTCTGCCCGTTGGGGAGGTGACTTTCGTCAGGTGATGGACCGCGCGGAACAGGAGGCAACGGCCCTCGCTGCGGGGGGGATTGACGGCATTATTATCGAAAACTTCTTTGATGCCCCCTTCACAAAAGACCGGGTTGATCCCGCCACGATCAGCGCCATGACCCTAATCATGGATCGTCTTGCGGGGTTGGTGACTGTCCCCCTGGGGCTTAATGTCCTCCGCAATGATGCTAAAAGTGCGATGGCGATCGCCGCCTGTACTGGCGCCCAGTTTATTCGTGTGAATGTGCTCACCGGGGTAATGGCCACCGACCAAGGCTTAATTGAAGGCAATGCCTACGAACTGCTGAAATACCGCCGCGAACTCGATGCAGACGTAGCAATCTTGGCAGATGTCTTAGTGAAACACGCCCACCCCATCAGTACGCCTAACCTCACCGCCGCCATCCACGACACCGTAGAGCGGGGTTTAGCCGATGCAGTAATTCTCTCTGGTTGGGCGACGGGTCAAGTGCCGAAAATGGACGACTTGAAAGATGCCCGTGCCAATGCAGGGGATACGCCGATTTTGATTGGTAGTGGTGCCACCTGGGAGAATATCGGCAACCTCCTCCAGGTGGCAGACGGGGCCATTGTCGCCAGTTCCCTCAAACGTCATGGCAAGCTCAGTGAACCCATTGATCCGTTGCGGGTGTCGCAGTTTATGGAATCGGCCCAACAGGGGATTAAAATTCGCCAGATGCGCCAGAAACAATTTGCCTAA
- a CDS encoding cysteine synthase A: MDIKDGFVGAVGNTPLIRLNSFSEATGCEILGKAEFLNPGGSVKDRAALYIIKDAEERGLLKPGGTVVEGTAGNTGIGLVHICNAKGYKCIIVIPETQSQEKIDLLRTLGAEVITVPAVPYADPNNYVKYSQRLAAETENAIWANQFDNLANRRAHYETTGPEIWAQTDGKIDAWTAATGTGGTYAGTALYLKEKNPNVKCVVADPMGSVLYSYVKTGKLDREGGSITEGIGQGRITANMEGVPMDDAIRVDDQEAVQVVYQLLKKDGLFMGGSVGINVGAAYALAKEMGPGHTIVTVLCDSGARYQSRLFNPAWLASKGLSIPN; this comes from the coding sequence ATGGATATCAAAGACGGTTTTGTTGGTGCAGTTGGCAACACCCCCCTCATTCGCCTAAACAGTTTTAGTGAAGCAACGGGCTGTGAAATTTTAGGCAAAGCAGAATTTCTCAATCCCGGTGGTTCCGTCAAAGACCGGGCCGCCCTCTACATCATCAAAGACGCCGAAGAACGGGGCCTGCTCAAACCTGGTGGCACCGTTGTTGAAGGCACCGCAGGGAACACAGGCATTGGTCTGGTTCATATCTGTAATGCTAAGGGTTACAAGTGCATCATTGTGATCCCCGAAACCCAGTCCCAAGAAAAAATTGACCTGCTCCGCACTTTAGGGGCAGAAGTAATTACGGTTCCGGCGGTGCCCTATGCCGACCCTAACAATTATGTGAAATATTCCCAACGGCTCGCCGCAGAAACAGAAAACGCGATCTGGGCGAATCAGTTTGATAATTTAGCCAACCGCCGCGCCCACTACGAGACCACTGGCCCCGAAATTTGGGCTCAAACCGACGGCAAAATTGATGCTTGGACGGCTGCTACGGGAACTGGGGGCACCTATGCTGGTACCGCCCTTTACCTCAAGGAAAAAAATCCTAACGTTAAATGTGTTGTGGCTGACCCCATGGGTAGTGTGCTCTATAGCTATGTAAAAACGGGCAAACTCGACCGGGAAGGCGGTTCGATCACGGAAGGCATTGGTCAAGGACGCATTACCGCCAATATGGAAGGAGTGCCCATGGACGACGCCATTCGGGTTGATGACCAAGAGGCGGTGCAGGTTGTGTATCAACTCTTGAAAAAAGATGGTCTGTTTATGGGGGGCTCCGTAGGAATTAATGTCGGTGCTGCCTATGCCCTCGCGAAGGAAATGGGGCCAGGTCATACTATTGTGACGGTGTTGTGTGACAGTGGCGCTCGTTATCAATCTCGCCTATTTAACCCAGCATGGCTCGCCAGTAAAGGGCTATCTATTCCTAATTAA
- a CDS encoding tetratricopeptide repeat protein, producing the protein MSEFWLWFFAIIGIISCVLALLLILASLMPPETESPSDEKIAQKQKEALDTIEILGRQGDEKFAARDWQAAISIYKRVIELCRNVELKEVEKTSYDLCGISAMHLGNFEVAIFYFSKGTKEDAYLYNRAIAHYSFDNYLECIEDCIQVSRENGSYAPSFWLRGLARLEIGDRTMAINDFKKAVELDKKHGNDYGEDHHSYYFRALAYIFVNQKQKAKLDIEQALKWAGEVKDTFYEAKIHELQKKLNSQVLRGDSK; encoded by the coding sequence ATGAGTGAATTTTGGCTTTGGTTCTTTGCCATCATTGGGATTATCTCCTGTGTATTGGCCTTGTTGCTGATTCTTGCCTCGTTGATGCCTCCTGAAACTGAATCCCCTTCAGATGAAAAAATTGCTCAAAAGCAAAAAGAGGCACTAGATACAATTGAAATCCTCGGACGGCAAGGTGATGAAAAATTTGCCGCAAGAGATTGGCAAGCAGCGATTTCAATTTATAAAAGAGTTATTGAACTTTGTCGCAACGTTGAACTGAAAGAAGTAGAGAAAACTTCGTATGATCTTTGCGGCATCAGCGCGATGCATTTGGGGAATTTTGAAGTTGCAATCTTCTATTTTTCTAAAGGTACTAAAGAAGATGCATATCTGTATAATCGTGCAATCGCTCATTACTCTTTTGACAATTATTTAGAGTGCATAGAAGATTGCATTCAAGTATCTCGTGAAAATGGAAGCTATGCCCCATCGTTTTGGTTAAGAGGACTAGCACGCCTAGAAATAGGAGACAGAACGATGGCAATTAATGATTTTAAGAAAGCTGTTGAGCTAGACAAAAAACATGGAAATGATTACGGCGAAGATCATCATAGCTACTATTTTCGTGCTTTAGCCTACATATTTGTTAATCAGAAACAAAAAGCAAAGCTAGATATAGAACAAGCTCTAAAATGGGCAGGTGAAGTCAAAGATACTTTCTACGAAGCAAAAATACATGAATTACAGAAAAAATTAAACTCTCAAGTACTACGAGGAGACAGTAAATGA